The following are encoded together in the Mammaliicoccus vitulinus genome:
- a CDS encoding prephenate dehydrogenase has translation MQRIFIVGLGLIGGSLIQNIKFHHPNIHITGYDYFEKYSDIALSMKMIDEIATDFDSSARNADLIILATPVQQSIEYGKRLLEIDTKPGLIVTDTGSTKLGLSSLESKLLNKNIHLIGGHPMAGSHKSGVINSKKHLFENAYYVLIFDRKENEAAYSEVKHLLEHTKAKFIKMSAKEHDYVTGVVSHFPHVIASSLIHMNEENTQVSDYVKTLAAGGFRDITRIASSNADMWRDITLENREHLVTLMENWIEQMEHTKEMIQEGNPALIHDFYQSAKTYRDKLPIKEQGALTSTFDLYVDIPDKPGMISEVTRILGQNHISITNIRILEVREDIMGALRLSFKSSNDRDRAIEALNTFDTYTL, from the coding sequence CTTGGATTAATTGGTGGGAGTTTAATTCAAAATATTAAATTTCATCACCCTAATATACATATAACTGGTTACGATTATTTCGAAAAATATTCAGATATCGCTTTATCAATGAAAATGATTGATGAGATCGCTACCGACTTTGATTCAAGTGCTCGTAACGCAGACTTAATTATTCTCGCTACACCTGTACAACAATCAATAGAATACGGTAAAAGATTATTAGAGATTGATACGAAACCAGGTTTAATTGTTACAGATACAGGCAGTACTAAATTAGGTTTAAGTTCATTAGAATCAAAATTACTCAATAAAAATATCCATTTAATCGGTGGTCATCCTATGGCAGGAAGCCATAAATCTGGTGTCATCAATTCTAAAAAACATTTATTTGAAAATGCTTATTATGTATTAATTTTTGATAGGAAAGAAAACGAAGCAGCTTATAGTGAAGTTAAACATTTATTAGAACATACCAAAGCTAAATTTATTAAAATGTCAGCGAAAGAGCATGACTACGTAACAGGTGTAGTAAGTCACTTCCCTCACGTTATAGCTTCAAGTTTAATTCATATGAACGAAGAAAATACTCAAGTTTCAGATTATGTTAAAACATTAGCAGCTGGAGGTTTCCGTGATATTACACGTATCGCAAGTAGTAATGCTGATATGTGGCGAGACATCACATTAGAAAATCGAGAACACCTCGTCACTTTAATGGAAAATTGGATAGAACAAATGGAACATACAAAAGAAATGATCCAAGAAGGAAATCCAGCATTAATTCATGATTTTTATCAATCAGCCAAAACATATAGAGATAAACTCCCTATAAAAGAACAAGGTGCATTAACATCAACATTTGATTTATATGTGGATATCCCCGATAAACCAGGTATGATCAGTGAAGTCACAAGAATATTAGGTCAAAACCATATCTCTATAACAAACATTCGAATCTTAGAAGTCCGAGAAGATATAATGGGTGCCTTAAGATTAAGCTTTAAATCAAGTAATGATAGAGATAGAGCAATAGAAGCCTTAAACACATTCGATACGTATACTTTGTAA
- a CDS encoding DUF3169 family protein: MKKNKIMFIGNFILYMIIGGLAGGLAVTLFDSSHKFLEIQLTKLQTNITTIVLAIVIVILICILMNVYKKAKKYRKLDTNTDDEDEIEVQLEKTLIYPPVLLGLITTLALIILNIVINLSEEPSVIGLIITCLSLVITAPLSYMHLSNLRKLYPERNYPKAGDKKLNEKLVDMMDSGEQYITLVALQKTFSLNQQLIIWIIGLASIFSITSNNNQFFSVSLLIILYLVNTMYYTKKVSETF, translated from the coding sequence ATGAAAAAGAATAAAATCATGTTTATAGGAAACTTTATTCTATATATGATTATTGGTGGTTTAGCTGGAGGGCTAGCAGTAACATTGTTTGACTCTAGTCATAAATTTTTAGAAATTCAGCTCACAAAATTGCAGACGAATATCACAACGATAGTATTAGCCATCGTTATAGTTATTTTAATCTGTATATTAATGAATGTTTATAAAAAAGCAAAAAAATATAGGAAATTAGACACTAATACTGATGACGAAGATGAAATAGAAGTGCAATTAGAAAAAACATTAATATATCCACCAGTTTTGCTTGGACTTATAACAACACTAGCATTAATAATACTTAATATCGTGATTAATTTATCAGAAGAACCAAGTGTAATTGGGCTTATCATTACTTGCTTATCACTGGTTATAACAGCACCATTATCATATATGCATTTGTCGAATTTGAGAAAATTATATCCTGAAAGAAATTATCCAAAAGCAGGAGACAAAAAATTAAATGAAAAATTAGTAGATATGATGGATAGTGGCGAGCAATATATTACATTAGTGGCACTACAAAAAACATTTTCATTAAATCAACAATTAATCATTTGGATTATAGGACTAGCTTCTATATTCTCTATCACTTCAAATAACAATCAATTTTTCAGTGTATCGTTATTGATTATTTTATATTTAGTAAACACAATGTACTACACTAAAAAAGTATCAGAAACATTTTAA
- a CDS encoding helix-turn-helix transcriptional regulator, with protein sequence MKNRVKELRAREGFNQTELAKRAGISRQTVSLIERNNFMPSVLTAVRIARILKENVENVFIFEEDEL encoded by the coding sequence ATGAAGAATAGGGTGAAAGAGTTAAGAGCACGAGAAGGCTTTAACCAAACTGAATTGGCAAAAAGAGCAGGCATATCAAGACAAACAGTTTCCTTAATAGAACGTAATAACTTTATGCCATCAGTATTGACTGCTGTAAGAATAGCAAGAATACTCAAAGAAAATGTAGAAAATGTTTTCATATTCGAGGAGGATGAATTATGA
- a CDS encoding Na+/H+ antiporter NhaC family protein produces the protein MDSFGFWSIIPPIIAIIMVLLTRSVIVSLFLGLFSGILLLTSFNPISSLKKLLGDYLFVTVADEYNAGILILLVFIGGFVALLENSGGAKAFANHFISGTKSRIKIQLAAWFSGIIIFFSEMGTPLIVGPIYESLFDKAKISREKLAWIIDSTASPVSVMIPFIGWGVYIMGLIDTEFKRLSIDMTSWDAFITSLPYFIYPVLAVLIVPLIVILKLDFGPMKKAEERIMNSGEIYWENAKPLRESIDTDQDVESKSKPILIWLPILILIISLFTLLAPKGFPFQSVEGKDFRIALSLSYFFSAISIIIMMLIFKVKTISQSLNIYTSGMKNMTDILIILVLAWSLGSVLDKLGTANYIVQVIDGTIPPAIVPALIFLVGACMSFANGTSWGTFAIMLPLAIPLGYHLDLPLTVCIGAVISGGIFGDHSSPISDTTILSSTGAGADHKDHNKTQVPIAIFNGVVTAIALLITSMIDFKFTLVIAIMFMVIGVFIIHKVQKYKYST, from the coding sequence ATGGATAGTTTTGGCTTCTGGTCAATCATACCACCAATCATCGCAATCATTATGGTGTTGTTAACACGTAGTGTAATCGTTTCTCTTTTCTTAGGACTTTTTTCGGGGATATTATTACTCACAAGTTTCAACCCTATTTCTTCATTAAAAAAATTATTAGGCGACTACCTATTCGTTACAGTTGCTGATGAATATAATGCAGGCATTCTTATATTATTAGTGTTCATCGGTGGATTTGTAGCGTTACTCGAAAATTCAGGTGGCGCTAAAGCTTTTGCTAATCATTTTATCTCGGGAACTAAGAGTAGAATTAAAATTCAATTGGCAGCGTGGTTTAGTGGTATTATCATTTTCTTCTCTGAGATGGGCACACCTCTAATTGTTGGACCAATTTATGAAAGTTTATTTGATAAAGCTAAAATTTCACGAGAAAAGTTAGCGTGGATCATCGATTCTACTGCATCTCCAGTGTCAGTTATGATTCCATTTATTGGGTGGGGTGTTTATATTATGGGGTTAATAGACACTGAATTTAAGCGTTTAAGTATTGATATGACTTCATGGGATGCTTTTATCACATCGTTACCTTATTTTATTTATCCTGTACTTGCAGTTCTGATCGTACCTTTAATTGTTATATTAAAATTAGATTTCGGTCCAATGAAAAAAGCAGAAGAACGTATCATGAATAGTGGCGAAATTTATTGGGAAAATGCTAAACCTTTAAGAGAAAGTATTGATACTGATCAAGATGTAGAAAGTAAAAGTAAACCTATACTTATATGGTTACCTATTCTTATACTTATCATCTCTTTATTCACATTATTAGCACCTAAAGGATTTCCATTCCAAAGTGTAGAAGGAAAAGATTTTAGAATTGCGCTCAGCTTATCTTATTTCTTTTCTGCAATATCAATCATTATTATGATGCTGATTTTTAAAGTAAAGACTATTAGTCAATCATTAAACATTTACACTTCAGGCATGAAAAATATGACGGATATTTTAATTATTTTAGTTTTAGCATGGTCTTTAGGAAGTGTGTTAGATAAATTAGGAACTGCTAACTATATCGTGCAAGTGATAGACGGTACAATTCCACCAGCAATTGTGCCTGCCCTCATCTTCTTAGTCGGTGCGTGTATGTCCTTTGCCAATGGTACTTCATGGGGCACATTTGCAATCATGTTACCATTAGCAATACCACTTGGTTATCATTTAGATTTACCTTTAACAGTATGTATTGGTGCTGTCATTTCAGGCGGTATATTTGGGGATCATAGTTCACCTATATCAGATACAACGATTCTTTCTTCTACTGGTGCAGGTGCTGATCATAAAGATCACAATAAAACACAAGTACCAATTGCAATCTTTAATGGTGTTGTAACAGCTATCGCATTACTGATTACAAGCATGATTGACTTTAAGTTCACACTTGTTATAGCAATTATGTTTATGGTTATCGGCGTATTCATTATCCATAAAGTTCAAAAATATAAATATAGTACATAA
- a CDS encoding glycerate kinase, with protein MKVLIAPDSFKGSTDALSVAQAIEKGILKVSPETDTVILPMADGGEGTMINLVQATEGHVVDVQSVDPLNRAIKSKYGITGDGKTAIIELATSSGIDLLKDDELNPMITTTYGTGLLIKDALAQGIKDFIICLGGSATNDAGVGLLQALGYQFLDENGLPLELGGQYINRLATIDERKVMPEVKDANFEIACDVTNPFIGANGASYIFGAQKGATKEMIKSLDNGLEHFANIVEKQKSMSIHYIEGAGAAGGTAGGMLAFLNAELKRGIELVVDFVKFRDLLKQEQIDLIITGEGKIDGQTAGGKVISGICQLAKENDIPTIALGGSVEGELSELYTQGLTAAFSITNGPMNLNDAMTNSAYLIERQAEQVFRTLIRNIK; from the coding sequence ATGAAAGTTTTGATTGCACCAGATTCCTTTAAAGGGAGTACGGATGCTTTAAGTGTTGCTCAAGCTATTGAGAAAGGCATTCTAAAAGTTTCTCCTGAAACGGATACTGTTATTCTTCCGATGGCTGATGGTGGTGAAGGTACGATGATTAACTTAGTTCAGGCTACTGAGGGTCATGTTGTGGATGTTCAAAGTGTGGATCCTTTAAATAGAGCGATTAAATCAAAATATGGTATTACGGGCGATGGTAAGACTGCAATTATTGAGCTTGCAACGAGTTCGGGCATCGACTTGCTTAAAGATGATGAGCTTAATCCAATGATAACAACAACTTATGGTACTGGTTTGCTGATTAAAGATGCATTAGCACAAGGTATTAAAGATTTTATTATTTGTTTAGGTGGAAGTGCAACGAACGATGCTGGTGTTGGTTTGTTACAAGCATTAGGATACCAATTTTTAGATGAGAATGGACTGCCGCTAGAACTAGGTGGTCAATATATAAATCGCTTAGCAACTATTGATGAGCGTAAAGTAATGCCTGAAGTTAAAGATGCGAACTTTGAGATTGCTTGTGATGTTACAAATCCATTTATTGGAGCTAATGGTGCAAGTTATATATTTGGCGCTCAAAAAGGTGCTACAAAAGAGATGATTAAAAGTCTTGATAATGGTTTAGAACATTTTGCTAATATCGTTGAAAAGCAAAAAAGTATGTCTATTCATTATATTGAAGGTGCTGGTGCTGCAGGTGGAACAGCTGGTGGTATGCTTGCATTTTTAAATGCAGAATTAAAAAGAGGCATTGAACTTGTTGTGGATTTTGTGAAATTCAGAGATTTATTAAAACAAGAACAAATCGATTTGATTATAACAGGTGAAGGCAAAATAGATGGCCAAACAGCAGGTGGTAAAGTGATATCTGGTATATGTCAATTAGCAAAAGAAAACGACATTCCAACTATAGCATTAGGAGGTAGTGTTGAAGGAGAATTGTCAGAACTTTATACACAAGGTCTAACTGCTGCATTTAGCATTACAAATGGTCCAATGAATTTGAATGACGCAATGACAAATAGTGCATATTTAATAGAGAGACAAGCTGAACAAGTGTTTAGAACATTAATACGTAACATCAAATAA
- a CDS encoding VOC family protein, giving the protein MVIKQVTPYLYFNGTCEEALAFYSEALDGSVRESQTYGDAGVDVAQDSNRIIHAQLEVNGHLFMFSDIPNDDDSLNKNHNIYIVLEFENEEQINEVYNIFKEEGQVQMELEKAFWGQTYAKVIDKFGIGWDLSYTHQE; this is encoded by the coding sequence ATGGTGATTAAACAAGTTACACCTTATCTTTACTTTAACGGAACTTGCGAAGAAGCATTAGCATTTTATAGTGAAGCGCTAGATGGAAGTGTAAGAGAATCACAAACATATGGTGACGCAGGAGTAGATGTGGCACAAGATTCTAACAGAATTATTCATGCACAATTAGAAGTAAATGGTCATTTATTTATGTTTTCCGACATACCAAATGATGATGACTCATTAAACAAGAACCATAACATATACATTGTTTTAGAATTTGAAAACGAAGAACAAATTAATGAAGTTTATAATATTTTTAAAGAAGAAGGACAAGTTCAAATGGAACTTGAAAAAGCCTTCTGGGGCCAAACTTATGCTAAAGTGATAGATAAATTTGGTATAGGTTGGGATTTAAGTTATACACATCAAGAATAG
- a CDS encoding DNA repair protein, which translates to MYKYRLRENRYILCIDQSSFFANVSCVSKGINPVEHKLAVISDTKRQGAIVIDATEPLKGIGIETGSRLFEIPHRSDIYIINPNMNHYVNDSLAIYKVLLQYLDCKDVKQFNIDEIFIDITHIYKYYCSSPKEFANMIMEKIEHETQLKCPIGIGPNMFMSKMALKSEAKVNKQLIAEWKYEDISTKLWPIHPLNKMWGINHRVEKNLNDLGIFTVRDLAHYPLNKLMKLYGEIGKELHLNSNGFDLNNIQDAHRLLKPSISCDIELTRDYQYYEMKSMILETVESLTMQLRSRNLLVKSISFSMKSRKNDRISKQYTLKDGTNITMDIFRVIWSFTEQLCDKQEKYHELNISLNNFVPERARELNTFIDKFERERNEALEILIKETKRKQKVNRQSNSPLRLSNVN; encoded by the coding sequence ATGTATAAATATCGTTTACGTGAGAACAGATATATTTTGTGCATAGATCAAAGTAGTTTTTTTGCAAATGTTTCATGTGTGAGTAAAGGTATTAATCCTGTTGAGCATAAACTAGCTGTTATATCGGATACGAAAAGGCAAGGAGCTATTGTTATAGATGCTACAGAGCCATTAAAAGGCATAGGAATAGAAACTGGTTCAAGGTTGTTTGAAATACCTCATAGAAGTGATATATATATTATTAATCCAAATATGAATCACTATGTTAATGATTCATTAGCCATATATAAAGTGTTATTACAATATCTAGACTGCAAAGACGTAAAACAGTTTAATATCGATGAAATATTTATAGATATCACTCATATTTACAAATATTATTGCTCATCTCCAAAGGAATTTGCGAACATGATCATGGAAAAAATTGAACATGAAACGCAATTAAAGTGTCCAATAGGGATTGGACCTAATATGTTTATGAGCAAGATGGCATTAAAATCAGAAGCAAAGGTTAATAAACAACTTATCGCTGAGTGGAAATATGAGGATATCTCTACAAAATTATGGCCAATTCATCCACTTAATAAAATGTGGGGTATTAATCATCGTGTAGAAAAGAACTTAAATGATTTAGGTATATTTACAGTTCGAGATTTAGCACATTATCCATTAAATAAATTAATGAAATTATATGGAGAAATAGGGAAAGAATTGCATCTCAACAGTAATGGGTTTGATTTAAATAATATTCAAGATGCGCATCGTTTACTAAAGCCAAGTATTTCATGCGACATAGAGCTTACGAGAGATTATCAGTATTATGAAATGAAAAGTATGATACTCGAAACAGTAGAAAGTTTAACAATGCAATTAAGATCAAGAAATTTATTAGTAAAATCTATCTCATTTTCAATGAAAAGTCGCAAGAATGATCGTATATCTAAGCAATATACTTTAAAGGACGGTACAAATATAACAATGGATATATTTAGAGTTATATGGAGCTTTACCGAACAGCTATGTGATAAGCAAGAAAAATATCATGAATTGAATATTTCTCTTAATAACTTCGTACCTGAAAGGGCACGCGAGCTTAATACATTTATAGATAAATTTGAAAGAGAAAGAAACGAAGCACTTGAAATACTCATAAAAGAAACAAAAAGAAAACAGAAAGTTAATAGACAATCAAATAGTCCGTTAAGACTAAGTAACGTAAACTAA
- a CDS encoding sporulation protein, with translation MFEKLLTSIGVGNLTIDTRLEKTTFNEEEPIKGKVIFKGGSCDLKVEYIMLSLIERVNNQNEDSDFSEFDYELHKHKVNKSFLIKKKDHQEYEFEFKLEQIEFKGEPEEIFLKTHVHIDQSVGADDEERLNIIR, from the coding sequence ATGTTTGAAAAATTACTTACCTCTATAGGTGTCGGTAATCTAACAATCGATACGCGATTAGAAAAAACAACTTTTAACGAAGAAGAACCAATTAAAGGAAAAGTTATATTTAAAGGTGGTTCATGTGACTTAAAAGTTGAATATATTATGTTGTCACTAATTGAACGTGTCAATAATCAAAATGAGGATAGCGATTTTTCAGAATTTGATTATGAATTGCATAAGCATAAAGTGAATAAATCCTTTTTAATTAAAAAGAAAGATCACCAAGAGTATGAATTTGAATTCAAACTTGAACAAATCGAATTTAAAGGTGAACCAGAAGAAATATTTCTTAAGACACATGTTCATATAGATCAATCAGTCGGTGCTGACGATGAAGAAAGACTAAATATAATTAGATAA
- the mqo gene encoding malate dehydrogenase (quinone) — MNSIHKKTDVILIGGGIMSATLGIMLKELSPNIEIKLFEKLSKPAEESSNEWNNAGTGHSALCELNYTKEEADGSVNIDKAIKINEQFQLSKQFWTYLVNKGSLPSPETFIRPVPHMSFVYGEKNVQFLKKRCEALSGNPLFPGMTFTDDFETLKHWMPLMMEGRPANEKIAATKIESGTDVNFGNLTRSLLDNLKEQDVELNYNHSVQHIRRNEDNTWQLKVYNAETKKVEYHNTKFVFIGAGGGSLPLLQKTHIKEASNIGGFPVSGLFMVCNNEEVIAKHDAKVYGKAKVGAPPMSVPHLDTRYIEGKRSLLFGPFAGFSPKFLKTGSNMDLLGSVKPNNVFTMLSAGLKEMGLTKYLVEQVLLSDEKRLEELKEFVPTAKLEDWDVVIAGQRVQVIKDTKEGGKGTLQFGTELVTSEDGSISALLGASPGASTAVHVMLQLLEKCFPADFVEWEEKIKKMIPSFRLNLSEHPDLFNEINTSTSKALGLYK, encoded by the coding sequence ATGAATTCGATACATAAGAAAACAGATGTAATATTAATTGGTGGAGGCATTATGAGTGCAACTTTAGGTATTATGCTTAAAGAATTATCACCAAACATAGAAATTAAATTATTTGAAAAATTATCAAAACCGGCAGAAGAAAGTTCTAATGAATGGAACAATGCGGGTACAGGTCATTCAGCATTATGCGAGTTGAACTATACAAAAGAAGAGGCGGATGGTTCGGTTAATATAGATAAAGCTATTAAAATAAACGAACAGTTTCAACTATCAAAACAATTTTGGACTTATTTAGTGAATAAAGGAAGTTTACCTAGTCCTGAAACATTTATTCGTCCTGTACCACATATGAGTTTTGTATATGGCGAAAAGAACGTCCAGTTTCTAAAAAAGCGTTGTGAAGCATTGTCAGGTAATCCATTATTCCCAGGTATGACTTTTACGGATGATTTTGAAACATTGAAACATTGGATGCCTTTAATGATGGAAGGTCGTCCTGCAAACGAAAAAATTGCTGCAACTAAGATTGAATCAGGTACTGATGTCAATTTTGGTAATTTAACACGTTCACTATTAGATAACTTGAAAGAACAAGACGTAGAACTCAATTACAATCATTCAGTACAACATATACGTAGAAACGAAGATAATACATGGCAATTAAAAGTATATAATGCAGAAACTAAAAAAGTGGAGTACCACAATACTAAATTTGTCTTTATCGGTGCTGGTGGCGGAAGTTTACCTCTGTTACAAAAAACACATATTAAAGAAGCTTCAAATATAGGTGGATTCCCTGTAAGTGGATTATTCATGGTATGTAATAACGAAGAAGTTATTGCTAAACATGATGCTAAAGTTTACGGGAAAGCTAAAGTTGGTGCACCACCTATGTCTGTACCACATTTAGATACTAGATATATAGAAGGTAAGAGATCGTTACTATTTGGACCTTTTGCAGGTTTTTCACCAAAATTCTTAAAAACAGGATCTAACATGGATTTACTTGGTTCAGTTAAGCCTAATAATGTATTTACGATGTTATCTGCAGGTTTAAAAGAAATGGGTCTAACAAAATACTTAGTAGAACAAGTATTATTATCAGATGAAAAACGATTAGAAGAACTTAAAGAATTTGTACCAACTGCAAAACTAGAAGATTGGGATGTTGTCATAGCAGGTCAACGTGTTCAAGTCATTAAAGACACGAAAGAAGGCGGAAAGGGCACATTGCAATTTGGTACAGAGCTTGTAACAAGTGAAGATGGCTCGATTTCAGCTTTATTAGGTGCTTCACCTGGTGCTTCAACAGCTGTTCATGTTATGTTGCAATTATTAGAAAAATGTTTCCCAGCAGATTTCGTTGAATGGGAAGAAAAAATCAAAAAAATGATACCATCATTTAGATTGAATTTATCAGAACATCCAGATTTATTTAATGAAATAAATACATCTACTTCAAAAGCATTAGGTTTATATAAGTAA
- a CDS encoding cation diffusion facilitator family transporter gives MKGLFNLLKKGSMSSLTAAVVNFILGCLKLLAFIFTGNIAMFAEMMHSFGDAANQLFVFLGSAFSKRSPNEKFPLGYGRLINLVCLIAVIIVGILSYETVKEGFHHIVHPNDTNGPLLFFWINIGVLAIGIVLEGIVLRKAGKEILEEAGESSKGLLTPFTKSYLLIGKAKPATKLVFMEDTVATAGGIIAVISIIIARLTGLGMLEGIASVIIGIMMFVIVGIIFIENAQGVLGIADHESEIHASRVILDDKSIADIKRLAVIKEGEALHIESLLEVNQNFTLKELSEIRKRIILKLLDLSHVEDVNIEFIEDDGQTDWSGDSGPSANIQYKKER, from the coding sequence ATGAAAGGTCTTTTTAATTTACTTAAAAAAGGAAGCATGTCTTCCTTAACAGCTGCCGTCGTTAATTTTATTCTTGGCTGTTTAAAACTACTAGCCTTTATTTTCACTGGAAATATTGCTATGTTCGCTGAAATGATGCATTCATTTGGTGATGCTGCCAATCAATTATTTGTATTTTTAGGTTCTGCTTTCTCTAAGAGAAGCCCAAATGAAAAATTCCCACTTGGCTATGGAAGATTAATTAACCTTGTTTGTTTAATCGCTGTAATTATTGTAGGTATTCTTTCATACGAAACAGTTAAAGAAGGTTTTCACCACATTGTCCACCCTAATGACACAAATGGACCGTTATTATTCTTCTGGATAAACATAGGTGTTTTAGCAATTGGTATTGTACTTGAAGGTATTGTTTTAAGAAAAGCTGGTAAAGAAATATTAGAAGAAGCTGGTGAAAGCAGTAAAGGGTTATTAACACCTTTTACTAAAAGTTATTTACTGATAGGAAAAGCAAAGCCAGCCACTAAATTAGTATTTATGGAAGATACAGTTGCAACTGCTGGTGGGATCATTGCAGTTATTTCAATCATCATTGCAAGATTGACTGGTTTAGGCATGTTAGAAGGTATTGCCTCAGTTATAATCGGTATCATGATGTTTGTAATTGTAGGTATTATCTTTATAGAAAATGCTCAAGGTGTATTAGGTATTGCTGACCATGAATCAGAAATCCATGCTTCTAGAGTTATTTTAGATGATAAATCAATTGCTGACATTAAACGACTTGCAGTAATAAAAGAAGGAGAAGCACTTCATATTGAAAGTTTATTAGAAGTGAATCAAAACTTCACACTGAAAGAGTTGTCAGAAATAAGAAAACGGATTATATTAAAACTGTTAGACTTATCACACGTTGAAGATGTCAATATAGAATTCATTGAAGACGATGGTCAAACAGACTGGAGCGGAGATTCAGGTCCTTCAGCAAATATTCAATATAAAAAGGAGCGCTAA
- a CDS encoding 2-hydroxymuconate tautomerase has product MPIVNIKLIEGRSDEQLKGLVKDVTEAVHQNAKAPKENIQVIIEEMKPEHYGVAGVRKSDS; this is encoded by the coding sequence ATGCCAATCGTAAACATTAAATTAATTGAAGGTAGATCAGACGAACAATTAAAAGGTCTTGTAAAAGATGTCACTGAAGCTGTGCATCAAAATGCTAAAGCACCAAAAGAGAACATCCAAGTGATCATAGAAGAAATGAAACCTGAGCATTATGGCGTTGCAGGCGTACGTAAATCAGATTCATAA
- a CDS encoding LCP family protein, with protein MTSQNQSETEGTRQTNVPKRNKKRRIKKRPFIILGIILLLVCLGFYINASYKSGLKVSSDHGKKQELHKFHSTTRNDGKVNVLVLGEDRKVDNSQPRTDSIMIVQYDYLKKDLKIVSVMRDIYSEIPGGYRNYKINTAYSLGGPELLRKTLKKNLDIDPEYYAIIDFDGFEQMVDEISPKGVPINVEKDMSEKIGVSLKKGQHNLNGKELLGYARYRHDEEGDFGRVRRQQQVMTGLKSELLSVDSVVKAPKLAGIARGYVNTNLDDQTIYKTGASFIARGDKDIKTLTVPVKGSYTNANDLENGAVLKIDKEKNKEAIKKFLND; from the coding sequence ATGACTTCGCAAAATCAATCAGAAACAGAAGGCACTCGTCAAACGAATGTACCGAAAAGAAATAAAAAGCGTAGAATAAAAAAAAGACCTTTTATTATCTTAGGTATCATCTTATTATTAGTTTGTTTAGGATTTTATATTAATGCTTCTTATAAATCAGGTTTAAAAGTTTCTTCAGACCATGGTAAAAAGCAGGAATTACATAAATTCCATAGTACAACAAGAAACGATGGTAAAGTAAATGTTCTCGTATTAGGGGAAGACCGCAAAGTAGATAATTCACAACCTAGAACAGATTCAATTATGATTGTTCAATACGATTATTTGAAGAAAGATCTTAAAATTGTATCAGTCATGAGAGATATATATTCAGAAATTCCAGGTGGTTATCGTAATTATAAAATTAACACTGCATATTCATTAGGAGGTCCTGAGTTACTGCGTAAGACATTGAAGAAAAATCTTGATATTGATCCGGAATATTATGCGATTATTGATTTTGATGGATTTGAGCAAATGGTTGATGAAATATCACCTAAAGGCGTTCCAATCAATGTCGAAAAAGATATGTCTGAAAAAATAGGTGTTTCACTGAAAAAAGGTCAACATAACTTAAACGGTAAAGAATTGCTAGGTTATGCACGTTATAGACATGACGAAGAAGGTGACTTTGGACGAGTGAGAAGACAGCAGCAAGTGATGACAGGTCTTAAATCTGAGTTACTAAGTGTCGATTCAGTTGTGAAAGCACCCAAATTAGCAGGGATTGCAAGAGGTTATGTAAATACTAATTTAGATGACCAAACAATCTATAAAACGGGCGCTAGTTTTATAGCTAGAGGCGATAAAGATATAAAAACATTAACAGTTCCTGTTAAAGGTTCATATACGAATGCGAATGATCTTGAAAACGGAGCAGTTCTTAAAATCGATAAAGAAAAGAACAAAGAAGCAATAAAGAAATTTCTTAACGATTAA